A single Kryptolebias marmoratus isolate JLee-2015 linkage group LG16, ASM164957v2, whole genome shotgun sequence DNA region contains:
- the si:ch211-261d7.6 gene encoding zinc finger protein 91 isoform X2, with amino-acid sequence MDESAAAVIREDDADKNYSHNDDETCENNNNHPSPEDSRDGVGAFCCRDCGAAFREEAAYLEHRRLHPQQNTYLNSQSDAEKDNETPYLCTLCSLSFVEINELRSHLKNHNQTSLKESVIVNNSGLTKHHTYVCPDCGKSYNVIGYFLNHLRSHKQASKSVFNNLEHLKKKSFQCESCGRNYSRASALDAHRRCHEEKLIKSKNRSLGGNVETGESAAEPEPNKNQPKNDSGMHFKCSCGKRFLTWSRLKTHQRFSRYSRCATEEMKQKQKKSSSKCYCTGCKKTFRGHAALVNHQRCHAIHMTISKERFTCEECGKVFKTRTFYHKHQRLVHNAETPAKSFLHQVCQVQKKAFECKDCGRKFSRASALQSHQLQLCFKETDREPQTHPSLPHQDIISEGCGIKSEHSAASLEEKVQSETFPAASTEDESFTNDTDNDTESCEAGDFNVQVISGSESEDEAAQDLNPDLELLCESDQDVRDDAAGDVSPGCLMSKSDLKIVQIDFDQTSGEFELMESGAETQTAEQRLDCPECYRWFTNPTSLRVHRMWHGLRKRRQQNQGQSVACEPSNYEAQFKHTHSHSGHTQSSGLLNQAEALVKKTFACNECGDVFSLLSALVSHQLHHPKRKQFQCPDCMESYLHAASLSNHMKTCPAQKRANVSVSKKEYNPKKTLLGPKIYHCEQCGKGFWSLGAFSHHKQNQTECTELRLRKGLSGSLHSVNERSRSMVKVACPICGRKFRHKGIMALHMRRHENGNHRCEICNRSFRLFSSLVRHEVVHSDQLLPPPIKSFQHQVEQLKKNTYSCPDCGKLFSRAKALQFHMKSHGYESGSSPSSPQSMVKVKNLQCATCFAHFNNSASLRAHRKLCVKREGEIIVKTEVSKNDAVEMCSYSDTQQHSDQIKERPDIKDDGDIGEQQVETHASGGNVENPGSTYLKYKCNACDKSFSAAGALNFHKRIHIEDNESITKSNINQALMCKTPSKEESGKGLIQCSDCGRRFMTKSALGCHRWWHKVKQCSQSSRKEDNFKAVSHKTEDGPFQCQKCEKQFFNHRVLQRHQVFNPLCQIKTEPDLNRNEGTTSTPGLFSCHENEHCESLKVAERQGEALKPIPEHSDVNAVGAEASPPAVKPKPHQCPLCSSTFAKARGLHAHKWQAHSKTKKCKKKLSARTERSKSNSEVDKADDSGMVKSSTVGRGRTNVRADPQPERFISCLDCGEQCSSAASLLDHKKVCLAVKQESKAETESPEAAAEVPPALSRLPEHTVKCLFKCDKCGKAFQTEEQLGTHKNKAKSRPHCCALCCHGFWTESQLQQHLAWHDEVRFRLSAAVTSSPLRPNVPVAADKSFPFYPVITQPPLNPGGWWQREHKDERCGEAFLSQNALEKHRSQQCGNLYRCLVCSKTFSHVKDLVDHHQECMSGHRGQSDTPAAVSLGDTNGLNLS; translated from the coding sequence GGGTTGGGGCTTTCTGCTGTCGGGATTGTGGAGCAGCCTTCAGAGAAGAGGCAGCCTACTTGGAGCACCGCCGTCTTCACCCTCAGCAAAACACGTATTTAAACAGCCAGTCTGATGCAGAAAAGGACAATGAAACACCTTATCTTTGTACCTTATGTTCACTTTCATTTGTTGAGATAAATGAACTGCGCTCACATTTGAAGAACCATAATCAGACCTCTTTAAAGGAGTCTGTTATTGTAAATAATTCTGGACTGACTAAACATCACACCTATGTTTGCCCAGATTGTGGGAAATCGTATAATGTGATTGGATACTTTCTCAACCATCTGCGCTCACACAAGCAAGCTTCTAAATCGGTTTTTAACAACCTGGAGCATTTAAAGAAGAAGTCATTTCAGTGCGAGTCCTGTGGAAGAAATTACTCTCGAGCCTCGGCTCTCGACGCCCACAGACGCTGCCACGAAGAAAAGCTGATAAAGTCAAAAAACAGGAGCTTGGGAGGCAACGTTGAAACCGGAGAGTCCGCGGCGGAACCAGAACCCAACAAAAATCAACCCAAAAATGATTCCGGGATGCATTTTAAGTGTTCGTGTGGTAAAAGGTTTTTAACCTGGTCACGTCTAAAAACGCACCAGAGATTCAGCCGCTACAGCCGGTGCGCTacagaagaaatgaaacaaaaacaaaagaagagcaGCAGTAAGTGCTACTGTACTGGATGCAAAAAGACTTTCAGGGGTCACGCTGCCCTCGTTAACCATCAGCGGTGTCACGCCATTCACATGACTATCTCGAAGGAAAGGTTCACATGTGAGGAATGTGGAAAAGTATTCAAGACTCGGACGTTCTACCACAAGCATCAGCGCTTGGTGCACAATGCCGAGACCCCAGCCAAATCTTTTCTCCATCAAGTGTGTCAGGTTCAGAAGAAGGCGTTTGAATGTAAAGACTGTGGACGGAAGTTTTCCAGAGCTTCAGCGCTTCAGTCCCACCAGCTTCAGCTCTGTTTCAAAGAAACAGACCGGGAGCCTCAGACTCACCCCTCTCTGCCACATCAAGACATCATATCAGAAGGTTGTGGGATCAAGTCCGAGCACTCTGCGGCTTCTCTGGAAGAAAAAGTGCAATCGGAAACTTTTCCTGCCGCTTCTACTGAGGACGAATCGTTCACAAATGACACTGATAATGACACTGAGAGCTGTGAAGCTGGGGACTTCAATGTACAGGTCATTAGTGGCAGCGAGTCTGAGGACGAGGCGGCTCAAGACCTGAATCCCGATCTTGAGCTGCTGTGTGAATCGGATCAGGATGTGAGAGATGACGCCGCCGGCGACGTTTCCCCTGGATGTCTCATGTCGAAGTCAGACTTAAAAATAGTTCAGATTGACTTCGATCAAACGAGCGGGGAGTTCGAGCTGATGGAGAGCGGAGCCGAGACTCAAACTGCAGAGCAAAGACTCGATTGTCCAGAGTGTTACCGCTGGTTTACTAACCCCACGTCGCTGCGCGTTCACAGAATGTGGCACGGACTCCGTAAGAGGAGACAGCAGAATCAAGGTCAGTCAGTGGCATGTGAACCCAGTAACTATGAAGCacaatttaaacacacacactcccacagcGGTCACACTCAAAGCAGTGGTTTGTTGAATCAGGCTGAGGCGTTGGTGAAGAAAACCTTCGCCTGCAATGAGTGTGGCgatgttttctctctgttgtCTGCTTTAGTCTCCCACCAGTTGCATCaccctaaaagaaaacaattccAGTGCCCAGATTGCATGGAGTCTTATCTGCATGCAGCCAGTTTGTCTAACCACATGAAAACTTGCCCTGCACAAAAGAGGGCAAACGTTTCGGTCAGTAAGAAAGAATACAATCCAAAGAAAACCCTGCTAGGCCCAAAGATCTATCATTGTGAGCAGTGCGGAAAGGGGTTTTGGTCTTTAGGGGCTTTCTCACATCACAAGCAGAATCAGACGGAGTGTACTGAATTGAGGCTCAGGAAAGGTCTCTCGGGATCTTTGCACTCAGTTAACGAACGCTCGCGCTCCATGGTCAAAGTCGCGTGTCCGATTTGTGGCCGAAAGTTTCGCCACAAAGGCATCATGGCGCTGCACATGCGGAGGCACGAAAACGGCAACCACAGGTGTGAAATCTGCAACCGGTCGTTCCGCCTTTTTTCCAGCCTCGTCCGCCACGAGGTCGTCCACAGCGACCAGCTGCTCCCGCCGCCCATCAAGTCTTTTCAGCAccaggtggagcagctgaagaagaacACGTACAGCTGCCCGGACTGCGGGAAGCTGTTCTCGCGGGCCAAAGCGCTGCAGTTCCACATGAAGAGCCACGGCTACGAGTCCGGGAGCTCGCCGTCATCCCCACAGTCCATGGTGAAAGTGAAAAACCTGCAGTGCGCAACATGCTTCGCGCATTTTAACAACAGTGCGTCTTTAAGGGCTCATCGAAAACTTTGCGTTAAAAGAGAGGGGGAAATCATAGTGAAGACTGAAGTGTCTAAAAATGATGCAGTAGAAATGTGCTCTTATTCCGACACGCAGCAACACTCGGACCAAATTAAGGAACGTCCTGACATAAAGGATGATGGGGACATTGGTGAGCAACAGGTTGAAACGCACGCCAGTGGGGGTAATGTAGAAAATCCAGGCTCAACCTATTTGAAATACAAATGCAACGCATGTGACAAAAGTTTCTCCGCGGCGGGAGCTTTGAATTTTCATAAAAGAATCCACATTGAAGACAACGAGTCGATAACAAAGTCCAATATCAATCAAGCTCTGATGTGTAAGACGCCGAGCAAAGAGGAGTCGGGTAAAGGTCTAATTCAGTGCTCGGATTGCGGAAGGCGTTTCATGACTAAATCGGCCCTCGGCTGCCACAGATGGTGGCACAAAGTAAAGCAGTGTTCGCAGTCTTCACGCAAAGAAGACAATTTCAAAGCCGTCAGCCACAAGACCGAGGACGGACCTTTTCAGTGCCAGAAATGTGAGAAACAGTTTTTCAACCATCGCGTTCTCCAGCGGCACCAGGTCTTTAACCCTCTGTGTCAAATCAAAACCGAGCCGGACCTGAACAGAAATGAGGGCACGACCAGCACGCCGGGGCTGTTTTCATGTCATGAGAACGAGCACTGTGAAAGTTTGAAAGTGGCAGAACGTCAAGGAGAGGCCTTAAAGCCCATCCCTGAGCACAGCGATGTTAACGCTGTTGGGGCTGAAGCCTCTCCACCGGCCGTGAAGCCAAAACCCCACCAGTGTCCACTCTGCTCCTCGACTTTTGCTAAAGCAAGAGGTCTGCATGCTCATAAATGGCAGGCCCACTCAAAGACCAAGAAGTGCAAGAAAAAGCTCAGTGCGAGAACGGAGCGTTCTAAATCCAACAGCGAAGTGGATAAGGCGGACGACTCAGGGATGGTGAAGAGCAGCACTGTTGGTAGAGGAAGGACAAACGTCAGAGCAGATCCTCAGCCTGAGAGGTTTATTTCCTGTCTCGACTGTGGGGAACagtgcagctctgcagcttccCTCCTCGACCATAAGAAAGTTTGTTTAGCTGTGAAGCAGGAGTCTAAAGCGGAGACGGAATCTCCCGAAGCCGCAGCCGAGGTTCCCCCGGCTCTCAGCCGTCTGCCGGAGCACACGGTCAAATGTCTCTTCAAGTGCGATAAGTGTGGGAAAGCTTTCCAAACGGAGGAGCAGTTGGGGACCCATAAGAACAAGGCGAAGAGCCGGCCTCACTGCTGCGCTCTGTGCTGCCACGGCTTTTGGACGGAgagccagctgcagcagcacctcGCCTGGCACGATGAGGTGCGCTTCAGGCTCAGCGCCGCCGTGACCTCCAGTCCTTTAAGACCCAACGTCCCCGTCGCCGCCGACAAGTCCTTCCCTTTTTATCCCGTCATCACCCAACCTCCTCTCAACCCAGGCGGCTGGTGGCAAAGGGAGCACAAGGACGAGCGCTGTGGCGAAGCCTTTCTTTCCCAAAACGCGTTAGAGAAACACAGATCCCAGCAGTGTGGCAACTTGTACCGCTGCTTGGTTTGCTCCAAAACCTTCAGTCACGTCAAAGACCTCGTTGATCATCACCAGGAATGTATGAGCGGTCACAGAGGACAGAGTGACACCCCTGCTGCTGTCTCATTAGGAGACACAAATGGCCTTAACTTGTCTTGA